Within Colias croceus chromosome 10, ilColCroc2.1, the genomic segment CACGGTTTTTCAAAGGTTGAACTAAGCGCATAGGAAGGGGGCGTTTGTTTTTCATAACTTAAGTTTAACTACCAAGttacgttttaaaaataaagagtaAAATTACGTGACAGACATAAGAATTATATCTTAAAAGAATAATGATGTGTCCtctcaataatattaaaatttaaaacctaagtttaaacttttaaacaataaaaaaatgcaaaaatgaTGTTTCACTTTGCGAATTCCAAAGTTTTGACAAAGTCCTTATCGGGAGTCACCATAGTTTCATTATCCTTTAAAATATGTCCTGAAGATAACGTGAAGGGACAATAGTTCTTAGAAAGttagaagaaataaattactttacaATGCATTAGTATAAATACTCAAAACACATTGGGCTCTACATCAGTGCTTCTTCAGGATCAGCTTCGGGAAGAACAGAAAAAGACgtaagtttaatattaatttacttttggGAGAACTTGCTTGCTCAGCAAATTtagtttatgttaaaataacatttgtgTTCATAGATTGTTCCATcgtgtatttttgtttaacaaaaatacgtatgtaattcaaaattatctaATATCTTGATGAATTTTCAGAtgtccaaaataataataatatcggCATTAGTAGCCTCCGTGCTATCAGCCGACATTCACCGTTTGGAAAATCAGGGTCTTCCTGTTAATCCTGAAGCTGTAGAAACCCATCCAATTTATAAGAAAGCCCGATCTGAAGAACATCACCCTGTGTATAAGGCTGATAAGATAGAAACGAGGGAAAAGGTGGATCTTGGGAGGGGAATGGGACCAATCGCTAAGCATGACATGTTAGCTGACGAACCGGCTCCTGGAGTGATGACGGAACCACAGAATAATGTAAGTtactattcattttaattagttattagGGTATcgtttcgttttttatttaatttttatgaaagtcTGAAAATGGAATATTAGATTAATGTTAAACACTACCTAGAGTTAAACTTTCTTCATTTCTCTTGtttggaaatattttaaattaaatcgagAAACTAGATAACTATTGAGACTGTGTTTAGtaccatttataatatgtatattaccATTTTTAAGAGAATAACATCTTTTGTTCAGGAAAATATTGCACCTACGGGATTTGCAAATCCAGCTGAAGTGGCCTATCCAGACATTCCATATGCTCCTGGTTACAACTACGGGAATGGCTACGCGGCCCATGGGTATGTATATCTAATgtctatgtataaataaatagatttttaatttaggaTACTAATatcaaaaactattttttttaatagtgaaACCTGTGTAGGTAACCaatgtatgtttttaatatattttttatttttattttaggtacgACTTGTATACCAATAATCTTGGAGATTATTTATTCGAGCCAGATACGTCATCCGTAGGTCTATTGTGGAGTCAAGTACCTGATTCAAGggtatgatttttattttattgtatttaataaaaatcaaaatttattttataacaacttaaatttaaaaaagtatttaagtACTTAAGTGTGACAAAAATTGAAAGGCTACTTGtcaataaattttttgaaaattttttttacagacTATGGTCAGCTATGTGGGCCGTACTATAAGCTGGGTGTTTAGCAGCGTTTTCGTTCTTATGCTCGGATCCCTACTAACGGTAGGAGTCTGCAGCTACACCAACCTTTGCGCCATTACGTTTAACGGAGTGGGTCCTATTCACGAAGAAATGAGGTCCCTAATCACTCCTGAAAGATTAGAGAAGATCAGCACAGCTGCTGATTTTGTTAAAACGGCGATTAACAAATATCAGAAGATTCAGCAAGTGACTGATAATGTTGGAGCCAGGCGACGAAGATCGCTGTAGAATATTACATTtcctattttttaataaacataatatattgaattattgGTATTTTTCTTGAACATCTTAGCGTGGTATTAACCACTTAGCCTCGTGAAGTGTGATAATACATTTGAAATTTGGTAATATGCTTTGGAGGCTTCATGATGATTAGGCAAAAGCAGAAACAATCAGCTTGTGAGATTGTAGTATGTAACTAGTTTGAagtattaattacatatatgtacctatatggtaataaaatgtgaaattaaataatatgtttttctgTTTCTGCAACATTAGCAacattatttctaatttagttgtttataatttatacatgtaGTTAATATGGATAATTTTGATTATCATGCtgtgttgttatttttatggtcAATGGCTATTGTGAAACAAATAGGTTTGGACATGTATAGCTTTGGTACCTAtttcataaaacattaaaaaaagtttgtcaATATAGGCCGAAAAGCTCTAAAACATCACTTTTTGTTAGTAATTATAGATCTATGTTgacaaattttgtaaattgaatCATTTATACGTCATATCAGTAAGTAATAAGCCGTTTAAAATTGGGTAATTTTTACGTGTTGGAAAATTGTTATGTTGACCCTCATCATATCGACCATAATAGCGTTTCTGTATAGTTCAGTAAGGTCATGTTTTTGTTAGTTTTTCATTCCTTTTTCTTCTTCCTACAATTTCATAGTTATATTGACCAATACAACAGCCTATAGAACTATAGAGAATTATAGAAGTTGTTATTTCTGGGTGGTTTTAATTGAAATCCATGACTGATTGATAGGTATAACTAATTGTGTATGAAAGTATAAAGAGTTCATACgcatatttattacctacgtGATATCACTTTAGGAGCTATATTCGCTGAAGTGACTCATAAGATCTCACAGCACAGTAAGTGCACGATGactaataaacaaacatttaacCGAATGATTGCGAACAATTGCCACAAATCAGTCAAATTGCTTATTTTACTAGCTGGTGCTATTAAATAAACAGGGACCTACTACCTACAATTTCACAAATTCCATAACAAAGCGACGTAGGTATGAGATATTTTCTGATACACCGGACCGTTTAATTAAGAACTTACcatattcaaaaatacataattattattcataaaaattggtgCAATATGGCAACGAGCTGTAAAAGGAAAACttagtttttaattgtgaCATTCCGCTTCAACGTTTGTGTACGACAGGATTAAGAGTGCGGAGTGAATACCTTTTCGTCTGCTCGTCCGATTATCGTCACTTACAGGGTCATTGAATTAAAACGGGCAATGTGTCATTGCCTTATCTTGTAAGCAACGTTGCGCTTCGTTTTTAGTAAATATCGCCGACAGATGCATTTTCGCACTCACTTAGCATCGTTGTTATCAGACGCGCGTCACCAGAGAGCATAGTTAATTGCTCAGATTCGCCCGTTATCAAGATTTTATCAGTTGAACACAACACAGTGTTAATTAAGTCACCCATGAGATTAGCTGCATCGAGTGAATATGGGGAATTCAAAGAGCAAGAAAATGAAAATCACACAAAGCGATACAACGAAGGCCGAGGAATGTCGTGAAAGAATTAACTCGATTAAAACTGAATCTCCGGACGTAAATAGTGCAGCCATTAGAAATAATGACATGGAAATGGGCTCGGAACAAAATGCAGAAGAGAAGAGTAACGATAATGCCAGCAGTGCCTCCACCGTGGAAGTGTTGGACGATAAATAAGTGTAAAAAATGTGCCTTAAATCCAGTCATTGCCAAATAACTTGTGTCATactctttttataatttctttcttttatacgagtataatttacaagaaaataatggattaatatattgtgtttttcttattattagttttttattcCGCCGGCAATGAAAAATGCTGTAGGTACTTATCGTTTTGTACGTGctttaacatttatatataaatttatatacctacgtaccAAGTGGAATCAGAAccttgaataaaattatacttctGATCGAACAAATAGGGGGCATTAAAACAATCTACacgaaatatataattttaagaaaatttatgTTGTAACGATGCATCCTGATTTCAATTAAGTGGAAAATAATGTGTGTTATTGTTGTGATACTTTATTAAACTAGGATTAGAACATTCGTGTATTATCACTAATGATATCATTACTTTGCTTGTATGATTAATGGAATATACCATGGAATTTTTATGCATCTAAATGCACGGTCTAAACCGTACGTCCCTTAAAATACGAatacgtatttgttttttaaatattatattatacactcCCTAATGTTCTAAAATCTAAACTAATGTCATATTCTTTCATTTATTGTCGGTATAGTTTAACATACAATTATTGGTTATTATTCATCAATCGTTAAAAATAGATGTTATTCATTCAGTGCCTTCTAAGAACAAGGGTCACGAAAGCATCCGTTGTCACGAACGGACTATTCTACCGAGTTCTACACGAAAGATGTTTCATGATTATTTTAGAAACATCATTATGACTGGCCAATATTTCATGCTCAGTCATGGTCGCCATGGTGCCCACAACCATAACACTATTAACTAACTTATAACCAGGCTCATTAGTTTATCAGCAGTCGTAACGGTAGAAGCTTTGATTTGCCGTCAGGTGTGTTATTGTCTGTTGAATATACGTTTTACTTTAGCTATAAATATTCAACAGTGATTTACTTTTTACCAAAGcgcgtttttatttaaagctgGGCCAATGTATGGACAAGTCTGTAACCGAAAAGATACTGAATATAGAGTGAGTTTGAGTAGTAGCAGAATCTTTGTTATTGAGATTCTTTGGAAGGATTGAATTTAAGGCTGATGCTTCATTTGATTAATAAtacgttttaatattttaaatttttgttttaaatttttcttcaGTTACATTGGTAGTTATTTGGCTCAATTCAAGCTATATCcgttttttaaacttaatcgTAGGCGGTTAGACTTCTGAATTTCATTAACTTAGGCATCAAGatccattttattttagtttgagCGTTGAAAATTCGAACTAGCTAAATATAAGTTGCATGATTCATATCTTCGGGTAACGAatactaacaaaatatttcagaaaaataaacaaaacagagcgttttaaataactttgttaAGAGGGcattgttattgtatcttcACTTTCAAGGCAAGGGATTTTTGTAACAATGAAATCCTTATCAGTAATTATGACGGTTTTCTATGTAGCAAATGTTATCGGGTAagtttttaactattattgGGCGTTTGGCATCATGGTGACTCCATAAAGATAAAATGTGATGGTTGTGACAAATTCTTAAAGAGTCTTGgctaataaatttttcatcGCTAATCCTTAAGTCTCACTAAGCGTGTTGTTTACACTAGAAGTTGATAAGACTACTCAACAACATGATCATTCTAAGACGACGTTACCAAAAATTAGGTACAGAATTTAAAAAAGCCCTACAAGCGTAACTAGGTATTTCAttcttttgatatattttttttaaatattattaagcgtataaaatttttaatgcacACTGCACCTAACCCACAtttttttgacaaaattttaaataatttcatttctaTGTGGcggttaattttattttcctagTTTTTACAGCTGCAAAAGTTCGTGTAAATTGTTCACAATTTTTGTTCTCGCACCTATCTGTTGCACGTGTGCTATGGTACATATTTAGTGTttagaatatattaatatcagGTACGTAGTTAtgtatttcatataaatatagatactAGGTAAAAATTTACTACATAGTATGTAACTCAAAGAAGTCGGATATTCAAGGAGTGATAAATCATGTTCTAATATTAGAGGATAGgtacaaattttttaattattgtcgGCGCAAAAGTTccagtaaaattattttacttattatttttttcttgaataaaacaataattgattGGGCTTATGTTGCCttattgtaatgtaatttAGGTATATGGGTTAAAGCGATGTAGGACATAGGTAAAATCCGTACTTTTCATTCATTGAAATGATTCAAGAATGGGTTCAATTAGTATGGCTCAATTATAAACTAAGTCTATTCTATTACAGTAACGCCGTAGCAAGATCGAAAGGTGGAAAAATGCCCGCTCAACCAATCAAGCTATATTATTTACCACCGTCTCCTCCATGCAGAGCGGTGATGATGACCGCGAGGGCATTAGGCCTGGAACTCGATTTGATACTCACTAATATTTTGGAAGGGGAGCATAAGACACCTGAATTTACGAAGGTatgatgatatattttaagtaaaccATTATCGGGACATGAATCTCAAATTGTTAACGCTCGATATTGTTAGGTAGCAATCTCGGCGTAGAGGTTTCAACATCTTATTTATTGCACAGGAActgtgttttattaaaaagcataCATTAACAGAAAACattctaataattttttttaaatgtgttccAGATAAATCCTCAGCAAACTATACCAACGATGGATGATAACGGATTCATTATGTGGGAAAGGTACTGTGCGGTGTGCCCATTGAATTCAACTAAGTtatcataaatacaaattgtgAGATAGGTTTAAACACTTTGTATGCAAAAAAAAGCTTTCACAACTAAGcgatatttacatttattataataatatatttctgtgATTTTTATTATGCATCATTTAACTCTTTATAGAAAGGACTGCAATTGTATTGTCTGCGATTTTTATTACGATTTTCGTATCTAAAAtctatttaagtatataaataactttggAGAATTACGTATAATATGACAGGCTGCTTAGACAGGCTGTATTTGAATGACATGACACCAAGCATGACACCAATACATGAAACCTACgaaacctaataaaataacgaaattACATAAAcgtattgatttattataacaGTGTTAGACGTAGGTGTTACTTCCAAGTGCAATTGATATGGCACTCCATACAAATAATGTGTCTATTGTTGTAAAGAATCTATTGTTATGCTAATCATCATACTATATTGatgaataatgtattaatactaataatataggtTATAATGTAatccatataatatttcaGTCGAGCAATTATGGCCTATATGGTTAATGCATACGGTCGAGATGATTCCTTATACCCAAAAACTCCCCGACAAAGGGCAATCGTTGATCAGCGACTACACTTTGACCTTGGAACCTTGATTC encodes:
- the LOC123694821 gene encoding glutathione S-transferase 1-like isoform X1; amino-acid sequence: MKSLSVIMTVFYVANVIGNAVARSKGGKMPAQPIKLYYLPPSPPCRAVMMTARALGLELDLILTNILEGEHKTPEFTKINPQQTIPTMDDNGFIMWESRAIMAYMVNAYGRDDSLYPKTPRQRAIVDQRLHFDLGTLIPKYIGLYVPMLFHGAPYNEEEAVKLNNALKILDITLEGHEFVAGDNLTIADISIIVTISNLEALKFDYSAHQNIVKWFERTKKALEPYGYEEIDKAGAQQIAGFLKKT
- the LOC123694820 gene encoding uncharacterized protein LOC123694820 — translated: MILNVMNISLEEEIRSFWEYVKRASSGSASGRTEKDMSKIIIISALVASVLSADIHRLENQGLPVNPEAVETHPIYKKARSEEHHPVYKADKIETREKVDLGRGMGPIAKHDMLADEPAPGVMTEPQNNENIAPTGFANPAEVAYPDIPYAPGYNYGNGYAAHGYDLYTNNLGDYLFEPDTSSVGLLWSQVPDSRTMVSYVGRTISWVFSSVFVLMLGSLLTVGVCSYTNLCAITFNGVGPIHEEMRSLITPERLEKISTAADFVKTAINKYQKIQQVTDNVGARRRRSL
- the LOC123694821 gene encoding glutathione S-transferase 1-like isoform X2, with translation MDKSVTEKILNIDNAVARSKGGKMPAQPIKLYYLPPSPPCRAVMMTARALGLELDLILTNILEGEHKTPEFTKINPQQTIPTMDDNGFIMWESRAIMAYMVNAYGRDDSLYPKTPRQRAIVDQRLHFDLGTLIPKYIGLYVPMLFHGAPYNEEEAVKLNNALKILDITLEGHEFVAGDNLTIADISIIVTISNLEALKFDYSAHQNIVKWFERTKKALEPYGYEEIDKAGAQQIAGFLKKT
- the LOC123694821 gene encoding glutathione S-transferase 1-like isoform X3, yielding MPAQPIKLYYLPPSPPCRAVMMTARALGLELDLILTNILEGEHKTPEFTKINPQQTIPTMDDNGFIMWESRAIMAYMVNAYGRDDSLYPKTPRQRAIVDQRLHFDLGTLIPKYIGLYVPMLFHGAPYNEEEAVKLNNALKILDITLEGHEFVAGDNLTIADISIIVTISNLEALKFDYSAHQNIVKWFERTKKALEPYGYEEIDKAGAQQIAGFLKKT